In a genomic window of Erigeron canadensis isolate Cc75 chromosome 5, C_canadensis_v1, whole genome shotgun sequence:
- the LOC122598993 gene encoding uncharacterized protein LOC122598993 isoform X1, which translates to MQSNFPKSLSPLCLIPKHNHQALCKIVSCAKNSSSSSSSENKHGFKLMGQSLGDIRFKLNDFDSSSVQDAFNIWVSKTTNFLNEVTSPLVKNAQDKNHTMGETYELNDMEEFFMAEQTVDSQTPGGDLSLAAIVSIEQFSRMNGLTGKKMQRIFKALVPAYVSNDARNLVEYCCFRFLSRDSSEIHPCLKEPAFQRLVFVTMLAWEHPYTSKKEYQGDIGEKASFQVHFSGKFVGKQAFVRLAPAVSGLADWPTVHNLFKALAGDQRSISFHAWSKYINELLKVYEGRKSYTLKGIPQLSAEQILCLGSSRKRPILKWENNVAWPGKLTLTDKALYYEAIGLTGQVNVTRMDLTKLGSQVEKTRVGPFGSDLFDSAISVTSGPESKPLVLEFVDLGGEMRRDVWYAFIKEVISVYRFIRDFGPKEGDHSLQHIYGSQKGNARAKTYAINGIARLQALQFSKKLLDEPTKLVQFSHLQSAPYGEIVCQTLAVNCWGGQVTKRLREIEFDNKVTDIYISHVYDIDGGVYLRKWMRHPSWTSSASIAFWKNNVTKQALVLSKNLVVADKNLVEKASITCRDKFTEVEKTQATIDAAMIEGIPSNIDLFKELVLPLTVIAKNFGKLRRWEEPHLTTSFLAFVYALIFRNLLSYVFPVTLLVLATSMLVLKGLKQQGRLGRTFGKVTIRDQPPSNTIEKIIAVKEAMRDVEKYMQNINVSLLKCRTILLAGHPQITTEVAMVLLFGSTVLLTVPFKYVLSFLILDLFTQELDFRKEMVAKLKSFLKARWDTVPASPVSVLPFDSNNSDAKREKKETKDLPKLERTQNK; encoded by the exons atgcAATCAAATTTCCCAAAATCTTTATCACCACTTTGTTTAATCCCAAAACATAATCACCAAGCTTTGTGTAAGATTGTTTCATGTGCTAagaattcttcttcttcttcttcttcagaaaACAAACATGGGTTTAAGCTTATGGGCCAGTCTCTTGGTGATATTAGATTCAAGTTAAATGACTTTGATAGCA GTTCGGTGCAAGATGCATTCAACATCTGGGTatcaaaaacaacaaacttTTTGAATGAAGTGACTTCTCCACTTGTGAAGAATGCTCAAGATAAAAACCACACAATGGGAGAAACATATGAGCTCAATGACATGGAGGAGTTTTTCATGGCAGAGCAGACTGTTGATAGCCAAACACCAGGTGGAGATCTTTCTTTGGCTGCTATTGTTTCTATCGAGCAGTTTAGCAG GATGAATGGATTAACTGGGAAGAAAATGCAGAGAATTTTTAAGGCCCTTGTCCCTGCGTACGTGTCTAATGATGCTCGTAATTTGGTGGAATATTGCTGCTTTAGGTTCCTGTCTAGAGATAGTTCTGAAATTCATCCTTGCCTTAAG GAGCCAGCATTCCAAAGACTTGTATTTGTCACCATGCTTGCATGGGAGCATCCTTACACCAGCAAAAAGGAATATCAGGGTGATATTGGTGAAAAAGCTTCATTTCAGGTTCATTTTTCT GGGAAGTTTGTAGGGAAACAAGCTTTTGTCCGCCTCGCTCCTGCTGTTTCTGGGCTAGCAGATTGGCCAACGGTTCATAATCTTTTTAAGGCTCTTGCTGGTGATCAGAGAAGTATTTCATTCCATGCATGGTCAAAATATATCAACGAACTTCTCAA AGTGTATGAAGGAAGGAAATCATACACTTTAAAAGGAATTCCTCAGTTATCTGCAGAACAGATCTTATGCCTTGGATCTAGCAGAAAAAGACCCATCCTTAAATGGGAGAATAACGTTGCATGGCCTGGAAAACTAACGCTGACCGATAAAGCACTTTACTATGAG GCAATTGGACTAACGGGCCAAGTGAATGTTACTAGAATGGATCTTACAAAACTTGGTTCACAGGTGGAGAAAACTAGAGTTGGACCATTTGGTTCTGATCTTTTTGACTCTGCTATCTCTGTTACCTCCGGTCCAGA GTCTAAGCCATTGGTACTCGAGTTTGTTGATTTAGGAGGTGAAATGAGGCGAGATGTGTGGTATGCTTTTATCAAAGAAGTCATTTCTGTATACCGATTCATACGAGATTTTGGACCCAAAGAAGGTGATCATTCTTTGCAACATATATATGGTTCACAAAAGGGCAATGCAAGAGCCAAAACTTATGCAATTAACGGGATTGCAAGACTCCAAGCTCTTCAATTTAGCAAAAAACTCTTGGATGAGCCTACTAAACTggtccaattttcacatttacAAAGTGCACCCTATGGCGAAATTGTTTGTCAAACACTGGCAGTGAATTGTTGGGGTGGACAAGTGACTAAAAGACTTAGAGAAATTGAGTTTGATAATAAGGTAACGGATATTTACATTAGTCATGTATATGATATTGACGGGGGTGTGTATCTAAGAAAGTGGATGCGACATCCATCATGGACTTCTAGTGCTTCCATTGCTTTTTGGAAGAATAATGTAACGAAGCAAGCCCTTGTTTTGAGTAAAAATCTTGTTGTAGCTGATAAGAACTTGGTGGAGAAGGCATCAATTACATGTAGGGATAAGTTCACTGAAGTTGAAAAGACACAAGCAACAATTGATGCTGCCATGATTGAAGGGATTCCTAGTAATATTGACCTTTTCAAG GAGCTCGTGCTTCCTCTGACAGTCATTGCTAAAAACTTTGGGAAACTTCGGCGTTGGGAAGAACCTCACTTGACCACATCTTTCCTTGCATTTGTATATGCACTCATCTTCAG GAATCTGTTGTCTTATGTGTTCCCTGTGACATTGTTGGTTTTGGCAACAAGCATGTTAGTATTGAAGGGGCTCAAGCAGCAAGGCCGTCTTGGAAGAACTTTTGGCAAGGTTACTATACGTGATCAACCACCGTCTAACACAATTGAGAAGATCATAGCCGTAAAAGAAGCCATGCGTGACGTGGAAAAATATATGCAAAATATTAACGTTTCACTTCTCAAATGCCGGACAATTCTTCTTGCAGGCCATCCTCAG ATAACAACAGAAGTTGCGATGGTGCTTTTGTTTGGTTCCACTGTTCTCCTCACTGTACCTTTCAAATACGTCCTTTCTTTCCTCATACTTGATCTCTTCACTCAAGAGCTTGATTTCAGGAAAGAAATGGTTGCGAAACTCAAAAGCTTCTTAAAAGCCCGTTGGGATACTGTGCCTGCCTCCCCTGTTTCTGTACTACCATTTGACTCTAATAACAGTGACGCCAAGCGTGAAAAGAAGGAAACGAAAGACTTGCCTAAATTAGAAAGAACTCAGAACAAGTAA
- the LOC122598993 gene encoding uncharacterized protein LOC122598993 isoform X2 → MQSNFPKSLSPLCLIPKHNHQALCKIVSCAKNSSSSSSSENKHGFKLMGQSLGDIRFKLNDFDSSSVQDAFNIWVSKTTNFLNEVTSPLVKNAQDKNHTMGETYELNDMEEFFMAEQTVDSQTPGGDLSLAAIVSIEQFSRMNGLTGKKMQRIFKALVPAYVSNDARNLVEYCCFRFLSRDSSEIHPCLKEPAFQRLVFVTMLAWEHPYTSKKEYQGDIGEKASFQGKFVGKQAFVRLAPAVSGLADWPTVHNLFKALAGDQRSISFHAWSKYINELLKVYEGRKSYTLKGIPQLSAEQILCLGSSRKRPILKWENNVAWPGKLTLTDKALYYEAIGLTGQVNVTRMDLTKLGSQVEKTRVGPFGSDLFDSAISVTSGPESKPLVLEFVDLGGEMRRDVWYAFIKEVISVYRFIRDFGPKEGDHSLQHIYGSQKGNARAKTYAINGIARLQALQFSKKLLDEPTKLVQFSHLQSAPYGEIVCQTLAVNCWGGQVTKRLREIEFDNKVTDIYISHVYDIDGGVYLRKWMRHPSWTSSASIAFWKNNVTKQALVLSKNLVVADKNLVEKASITCRDKFTEVEKTQATIDAAMIEGIPSNIDLFKELVLPLTVIAKNFGKLRRWEEPHLTTSFLAFVYALIFRNLLSYVFPVTLLVLATSMLVLKGLKQQGRLGRTFGKVTIRDQPPSNTIEKIIAVKEAMRDVEKYMQNINVSLLKCRTILLAGHPQITTEVAMVLLFGSTVLLTVPFKYVLSFLILDLFTQELDFRKEMVAKLKSFLKARWDTVPASPVSVLPFDSNNSDAKREKKETKDLPKLERTQNK, encoded by the exons atgcAATCAAATTTCCCAAAATCTTTATCACCACTTTGTTTAATCCCAAAACATAATCACCAAGCTTTGTGTAAGATTGTTTCATGTGCTAagaattcttcttcttcttcttcttcagaaaACAAACATGGGTTTAAGCTTATGGGCCAGTCTCTTGGTGATATTAGATTCAAGTTAAATGACTTTGATAGCA GTTCGGTGCAAGATGCATTCAACATCTGGGTatcaaaaacaacaaacttTTTGAATGAAGTGACTTCTCCACTTGTGAAGAATGCTCAAGATAAAAACCACACAATGGGAGAAACATATGAGCTCAATGACATGGAGGAGTTTTTCATGGCAGAGCAGACTGTTGATAGCCAAACACCAGGTGGAGATCTTTCTTTGGCTGCTATTGTTTCTATCGAGCAGTTTAGCAG GATGAATGGATTAACTGGGAAGAAAATGCAGAGAATTTTTAAGGCCCTTGTCCCTGCGTACGTGTCTAATGATGCTCGTAATTTGGTGGAATATTGCTGCTTTAGGTTCCTGTCTAGAGATAGTTCTGAAATTCATCCTTGCCTTAAG GAGCCAGCATTCCAAAGACTTGTATTTGTCACCATGCTTGCATGGGAGCATCCTTACACCAGCAAAAAGGAATATCAGGGTGATATTGGTGAAAAAGCTTCATTTCAG GGGAAGTTTGTAGGGAAACAAGCTTTTGTCCGCCTCGCTCCTGCTGTTTCTGGGCTAGCAGATTGGCCAACGGTTCATAATCTTTTTAAGGCTCTTGCTGGTGATCAGAGAAGTATTTCATTCCATGCATGGTCAAAATATATCAACGAACTTCTCAA AGTGTATGAAGGAAGGAAATCATACACTTTAAAAGGAATTCCTCAGTTATCTGCAGAACAGATCTTATGCCTTGGATCTAGCAGAAAAAGACCCATCCTTAAATGGGAGAATAACGTTGCATGGCCTGGAAAACTAACGCTGACCGATAAAGCACTTTACTATGAG GCAATTGGACTAACGGGCCAAGTGAATGTTACTAGAATGGATCTTACAAAACTTGGTTCACAGGTGGAGAAAACTAGAGTTGGACCATTTGGTTCTGATCTTTTTGACTCTGCTATCTCTGTTACCTCCGGTCCAGA GTCTAAGCCATTGGTACTCGAGTTTGTTGATTTAGGAGGTGAAATGAGGCGAGATGTGTGGTATGCTTTTATCAAAGAAGTCATTTCTGTATACCGATTCATACGAGATTTTGGACCCAAAGAAGGTGATCATTCTTTGCAACATATATATGGTTCACAAAAGGGCAATGCAAGAGCCAAAACTTATGCAATTAACGGGATTGCAAGACTCCAAGCTCTTCAATTTAGCAAAAAACTCTTGGATGAGCCTACTAAACTggtccaattttcacatttacAAAGTGCACCCTATGGCGAAATTGTTTGTCAAACACTGGCAGTGAATTGTTGGGGTGGACAAGTGACTAAAAGACTTAGAGAAATTGAGTTTGATAATAAGGTAACGGATATTTACATTAGTCATGTATATGATATTGACGGGGGTGTGTATCTAAGAAAGTGGATGCGACATCCATCATGGACTTCTAGTGCTTCCATTGCTTTTTGGAAGAATAATGTAACGAAGCAAGCCCTTGTTTTGAGTAAAAATCTTGTTGTAGCTGATAAGAACTTGGTGGAGAAGGCATCAATTACATGTAGGGATAAGTTCACTGAAGTTGAAAAGACACAAGCAACAATTGATGCTGCCATGATTGAAGGGATTCCTAGTAATATTGACCTTTTCAAG GAGCTCGTGCTTCCTCTGACAGTCATTGCTAAAAACTTTGGGAAACTTCGGCGTTGGGAAGAACCTCACTTGACCACATCTTTCCTTGCATTTGTATATGCACTCATCTTCAG GAATCTGTTGTCTTATGTGTTCCCTGTGACATTGTTGGTTTTGGCAACAAGCATGTTAGTATTGAAGGGGCTCAAGCAGCAAGGCCGTCTTGGAAGAACTTTTGGCAAGGTTACTATACGTGATCAACCACCGTCTAACACAATTGAGAAGATCATAGCCGTAAAAGAAGCCATGCGTGACGTGGAAAAATATATGCAAAATATTAACGTTTCACTTCTCAAATGCCGGACAATTCTTCTTGCAGGCCATCCTCAG ATAACAACAGAAGTTGCGATGGTGCTTTTGTTTGGTTCCACTGTTCTCCTCACTGTACCTTTCAAATACGTCCTTTCTTTCCTCATACTTGATCTCTTCACTCAAGAGCTTGATTTCAGGAAAGAAATGGTTGCGAAACTCAAAAGCTTCTTAAAAGCCCGTTGGGATACTGTGCCTGCCTCCCCTGTTTCTGTACTACCATTTGACTCTAATAACAGTGACGCCAAGCGTGAAAAGAAGGAAACGAAAGACTTGCCTAAATTAGAAAGAACTCAGAACAAGTAA
- the LOC122598994 gene encoding pathogenesis-related thaumatin-like protein 3.5 gives MHSFIQIILLITIALSVNLSTCMNLTIVNNCQETIWPGITATNTTIEGAGFALKPGDSSIYSAPQGWGGRIWGRTGCNFDKNGNGTCQTGACGTTLICTSPGSPPASIAEFTLSDTTFYAVSLVDGFNLPLTITPIQGKGDCSVAGCKTDLRDQCPPELTFLSDGKTVACRSACNVFNSDSYCCKGMYSSPVTCVPTNYSLIFKTACPEAYSYAYDDPTSIITCSTTDFVLSFCSPRNQTQQCSYHDNKLVCSGSERLKSVAYVWAVFMILLPIIIQLRITL, from the exons ATGCATTCTTTCATTCAAATTATCCTCCTAATTACCATTGCATTAAGCGTAAACTTGTCAACTTGCATGAACCTCACCATCGTCAACAACTGTCAAGAAACTATATGGCCTGGGATCACAGCCACTAACACCACCATTGAGGGTGCCGGTTTCGCCCTCAAACCAGGCGATTCCAGCATCTACTCCGCCCCACAAGGGTGGGGCGGCCGTATATGGGGCCGAACCGGATGCAATTTCGACAAAAACGGAAATGGCACATGTCAAACTGGAGCATGTGGTACGACACTAATATGTACTAGCCCCGGGTCCCCACCTGCATCAATTGCTGAATTTACCCTCAGTGATACCACCTTTTACGCCGTTAGCCTTGTGGACGGTTTCAACCTGCCTCTCACAATCACACCTATTCAAGGCAAAGGTGACTGCAGCGTTGCGGGCTGTAAGACTGATCTCAGGGATCAGTGTCCACCAGAACTAACTTTCCTGTCAGACGGGAAAACAGTTGCCTGTCGGAGTGCCTGCAATGTTTTCAACTCTGACAGTTACTGTTGTAAAGGAATGTACTCTAGTCCTGTTACATGTGTGCCAACAAATTACTCACTCATATTTAAAACCGCCTGTCCAGAAGCATATAGCTATGCTTATGATGATCCCACAAGCATCATAACATGTTCTACAACAGATTTCGTTCTCTCATTTTGTTCACCAAG GAATCAGACACAACAATGCTCGTATCACGACAACAAACTTGTATGCAGTGGGTCGGAAAGATTGAAATCAGTGGCTTATGTATGGGCAGTTTTCATGATTCTTTTGCCAATAATCATTCAACTGAGAATTACCTTATGA